From a region of the Aeoliella mucimassa genome:
- a CDS encoding KpsF/GutQ family sugar-phosphate isomerase has product MEAARLTKNELNPLDTAAQLRAAREVLRLEAVAVWKLSTTLDQSVTDAIALVRRSRGNVIVTGMGKAGLVGQKIAATLASTGTRSHYLHPAEAFHGDLGRIGKDDVVLMLTQSGETSEVVQLLPSLREMRVPMIAITKTRDSKVGRAADVVLELGNLEEACSLGLAPSTSTTAMLALGDALALVLSKLAGFRAEDFARYHPGGSLGFKLSKVDDHMRTLSECRLASDTKTVREVIVESSKPGRRSGAVMLVSESGELSGIFTDSDLARLVEGHHEQAFDKPVSEVMTKRCARILCGSKTEVAIELMAERKISELPVIDNDGRPVGMIDVTDLVGSGGLNSQPVETDEEPTIRVFPAPTSNSEVA; this is encoded by the coding sequence ATGGAAGCCGCTCGCCTTACGAAAAACGAACTGAACCCACTCGATACCGCGGCCCAGCTCCGTGCTGCACGCGAAGTGCTCCGGCTCGAAGCGGTCGCGGTCTGGAAACTGTCGACCACGCTCGATCAGTCGGTCACCGACGCGATCGCCCTGGTGCGACGATCCCGCGGAAATGTCATTGTCACCGGCATGGGCAAAGCGGGGCTCGTGGGCCAGAAGATCGCGGCCACGCTCGCCTCGACCGGCACCCGCAGCCATTACCTGCACCCAGCCGAAGCCTTCCACGGCGACCTCGGCCGCATCGGCAAAGACGACGTCGTGCTCATGCTCACTCAATCCGGTGAGACCAGCGAGGTGGTGCAGCTGCTCCCTTCGCTTCGCGAGATGCGAGTGCCGATGATCGCCATTACCAAGACCCGCGATTCCAAAGTTGGTCGGGCGGCCGACGTGGTGCTCGAGCTAGGCAACCTCGAAGAAGCCTGTTCGTTGGGGCTCGCCCCAAGCACCAGCACCACGGCGATGCTCGCCTTGGGCGACGCGCTCGCGCTCGTGCTCAGCAAGCTCGCTGGTTTCCGGGCCGAGGACTTCGCGCGCTACCATCCTGGTGGCAGCCTGGGTTTCAAGCTTAGCAAGGTGGACGACCACATGCGTACGCTTTCGGAGTGCCGACTAGCTAGCGATACCAAAACGGTTCGCGAAGTGATTGTCGAATCGAGCAAACCTGGCCGCCGCAGCGGAGCGGTGATGCTGGTTTCGGAGTCGGGCGAGCTAAGCGGTATTTTTACCGACAGCGATCTGGCCCGCCTGGTCGAAGGACATCATGAGCAGGCGTTCGACAAACCGGTGAGCGAAGTGATGACCAAACGCTGTGCTCGCATTCTGTGTGGTTCGAAAACCGAAGTGGCCATCGAGCTCATGGCCGAACGCAAAATCAGCGAGCTGCCGGTGATCGACAACGATGGTCGCCCCGTCGGCATGATCGATGTGACCGACCTGGTAGGCTCGGGCGGACTCAACAGCCAGCCGGTAGAGACCGACGAGGAACCGACGATTCGCGTGTTCCCTGCTCCGACTTCCAACAGCGAAGTCGCCTAA
- a CDS encoding PEP-CTERM sorting domain-containing protein: MIPRSFRLGGLVVLAMLGVGGSVHALSFGTFGSWDSDTRRNAANNSMQAVVDRFNVYGDFNWGSDGYVDLYYNSGVPTAQAGYYGAIEYGGTWPNERVTQHELNHWLGSGTDGNWYNLFSNNVWTGTKVNALMAQFDGQGTAFRQSGVHFYPYGLNYDSEVTDDSIYMRNVALMYAMRQDMGNGNPNDPWSATSATLTGSDAVGTSAFNWFGGGYSGSYAGWSDRYFAHAGADYSTGAYDIRTPRGAPSWEFAGDSLTINTGGRLLYNSSGTSGIVTIDQLVLDGGTLRHDQTRADLFQLAGHLTLAQTSTIEAAQGDMLIHSQIGGTSGFRKTGSFALTLKSSANNYTGTTIVAAGTIIVDGATGYGLTTVNRGATLAGSGIVRGDLTAVSDSTLRVGGSGLVERYASGQQLVDDFTAYATGQLGSSPNSTGDVWSGVFDGTSYATIVDNSGNQALRVEGVNSGGDSWRGAVTELNTDYTRDFSLADGETGTYFFRVRRNESGDIDTIFGLTDLTVSTDSGPGGDIDSPWNEYAVLLSMVGNQSSSTLRAYSNGQGDVGLTTTTDSEWVNVWLEVDNDRKLYRVATSTGDEDGTYRGGTYQFGRRTAGTVGDQSLVTFGIYERLGVGVELDDLFFAEGTNLSNPLNSSSVLSGEILTIEGDLNLTAGALLELDLGNGANDSLVVSGNAVLDGYLNLVLDANYTPTLNETFTLLTASDITNHLTLSGAVADMFTLSQSTATELILTAVSGMTGDFNNDGLVNLADYTVWRDHLGSAAATLLNDESGEPIGMAQYEVWKASFATAGGGPRIDAVQGVPEPTSVMLLGLGVLLGFGCRKPQS, from the coding sequence TTGATACCTCGTTCCTTCAGGCTTGGCGGCCTCGTCGTGCTGGCGATGCTCGGTGTAGGCGGGTCGGTCCACGCGCTCTCATTTGGCACCTTCGGGTCATGGGACTCCGATACCCGCCGCAACGCGGCCAACAATTCCATGCAGGCGGTCGTCGATCGCTTCAACGTGTACGGCGACTTCAACTGGGGAAGCGACGGCTACGTCGACCTCTATTACAACTCCGGGGTCCCCACTGCCCAGGCGGGCTACTACGGAGCCATCGAATACGGTGGCACCTGGCCCAACGAGCGAGTGACCCAACACGAGCTGAACCACTGGCTCGGCTCCGGCACCGATGGCAACTGGTACAACCTGTTCAGCAACAACGTCTGGACCGGCACCAAAGTCAATGCGCTGATGGCCCAGTTTGATGGGCAAGGTACCGCGTTCCGTCAGTCGGGCGTCCACTTCTATCCTTACGGGTTGAACTACGACAGCGAAGTGACCGACGACAGCATCTACATGCGTAACGTCGCGCTCATGTATGCCATGCGGCAAGACATGGGCAACGGTAATCCCAACGATCCCTGGTCGGCGACGAGTGCCACGCTCACTGGCTCCGACGCGGTCGGCACGTCGGCCTTCAACTGGTTTGGCGGTGGTTACAGCGGCAGCTACGCGGGATGGAGCGACCGCTACTTCGCCCATGCGGGAGCCGATTACTCAACCGGCGCTTACGACATTCGCACTCCGCGGGGAGCGCCAAGCTGGGAATTCGCTGGCGACTCGCTCACGATCAACACCGGTGGGCGGCTGCTGTACAACAGCTCGGGAACCTCTGGCATCGTCACCATCGACCAACTGGTGCTCGACGGAGGGACCTTGCGGCACGATCAAACTCGCGCAGACCTGTTTCAACTCGCAGGGCACCTGACGCTCGCGCAGACCAGCACTATCGAAGCCGCACAAGGCGATATGCTCATCCACTCCCAAATCGGAGGGACGAGTGGGTTCCGCAAGACAGGCAGCTTCGCCCTCACGCTCAAGTCGTCGGCCAATAACTACACTGGCACTACGATCGTGGCGGCCGGCACGATCATCGTCGATGGGGCGACCGGCTATGGCCTGACCACCGTGAATCGCGGCGCCACGCTTGCTGGCAGCGGCATCGTCCGCGGCGACCTGACCGCGGTCTCCGACTCCACGCTGCGTGTCGGCGGTAGCGGGCTCGTCGAGCGCTATGCGAGCGGTCAACAACTGGTCGACGACTTCACCGCCTACGCCACCGGACAGCTCGGCTCGTCCCCGAACTCGACTGGCGACGTCTGGTCGGGTGTGTTCGATGGTACCAGTTACGCTACGATCGTCGACAACAGCGGTAACCAAGCCTTGCGAGTCGAAGGGGTAAACAGCGGCGGCGACTCCTGGCGCGGCGCAGTGACCGAACTCAACACCGACTACACCCGCGACTTTAGCCTGGCCGATGGCGAGACCGGCACTTACTTCTTTCGAGTCCGCCGCAACGAGTCGGGCGACATCGATACGATCTTCGGCTTAACGGACCTCACGGTCAGCACCGATAGCGGCCCCGGCGGCGACATCGACAGCCCGTGGAATGAGTACGCGGTACTGCTGTCGATGGTCGGCAACCAAAGCAGCTCAACATTGCGGGCTTACAGCAACGGGCAAGGCGACGTCGGCCTGACGACCACCACCGATAGCGAGTGGGTGAACGTGTGGCTCGAAGTCGACAACGATAGGAAGCTTTATCGCGTCGCGACCTCCACCGGCGACGAGGATGGCACCTACCGCGGCGGCACCTACCAGTTCGGCCGCCGCACCGCCGGCACGGTTGGTGATCAATCGCTAGTGACCTTTGGCATCTACGAGAGATTGGGCGTTGGTGTGGAGCTTGACGATTTGTTCTTCGCCGAAGGAACCAATCTGAGCAATCCGCTGAACTCTTCCTCGGTACTCTCAGGTGAGATACTCACCATCGAAGGCGACTTGAATCTCACCGCTGGTGCCTTGCTCGAACTCGATCTTGGCAACGGGGCGAACGACTCGCTTGTGGTGTCCGGCAATGCGGTGCTCGATGGCTATCTGAACTTGGTGCTGGATGCCAATTATACGCCCACATTGAACGAGACGTTCACGCTGCTCACCGCGAGCGACATCACGAACCATCTGACCTTGAGCGGCGCCGTGGCCGACATGTTTACGCTATCGCAAAGCACCGCGACGGAGCTTATTCTCACCGCCGTGAGTGGGATGACGGGCGACTTCAACAACGATGGTCTCGTGAACCTGGCCGACTACACCGTATGGCGCGACCATCTCGGCAGCGCAGCTGCCACACTGCTCAACGACGAATCGGGTGAGCCAATCGGCATGGCGCAATACGAAGTATGGAAAGCAAGCTTTGCCACCGCTGGTGGCGGACCGCGGATCGACGCGGTGCAAGGAGTGCCAGAACCAACCAGCGTGATGCTCTTAGGTTTGGGGGTCCTTCTCGGCTTCGGATGTCGAAAACCGCAGAGCTGA
- a CDS encoding class I SAM-dependent methyltransferase, protein MNVIQAPRLRVRFAMVVSAMLGALVCVAETPDVATAPPETARVKLPEGINARFTDPELKPEEFVDRFEQDGREAFAARAAIMQATGVKPGMRVADIGAGTGLFTVLFSESVGPEGWVYAVDISPKFIEHIASRADEAGIENITPVLCDANSANLPPESVDVAYVCDTYHHFEFPSKTNASIFRAVKPGGTLVVVDFIRDPATSSEWLLNHVRASKEVFRSEIEAAGFELVDEPEVEGLRENYLLVFRKP, encoded by the coding sequence ATGAACGTAATTCAGGCTCCACGTTTGCGTGTTCGCTTTGCGATGGTTGTATCTGCCATGCTGGGTGCTTTGGTCTGCGTGGCCGAAACGCCGGATGTCGCCACGGCTCCGCCGGAGACCGCTCGAGTAAAGCTGCCCGAAGGAATTAACGCGCGGTTCACCGATCCGGAACTGAAGCCAGAGGAGTTCGTCGATCGGTTCGAGCAAGATGGCCGCGAAGCGTTCGCCGCCCGCGCGGCGATCATGCAAGCAACCGGCGTGAAGCCTGGCATGCGTGTGGCCGACATCGGCGCAGGCACCGGGTTGTTCACCGTGTTGTTCTCCGAGTCGGTGGGCCCCGAGGGCTGGGTGTACGCGGTCGACATCTCGCCGAAGTTCATCGAGCACATCGCCAGCCGCGCCGACGAAGCCGGCATCGAGAACATCACACCAGTGCTCTGCGACGCGAATTCGGCGAACTTGCCACCCGAGTCGGTCGACGTGGCTTACGTCTGCGACACGTATCATCACTTTGAGTTTCCCTCGAAAACCAACGCGTCGATCTTTCGTGCAGTGAAACCAGGAGGCACACTGGTGGTGGTCGATTTCATTCGCGATCCTGCTACCAGCAGCGAATGGTTGCTCAATCATGTGCGGGCAAGCAAAGAAGTATTCCGCAGCGAGATCGAAGCGGCCGGTTTTGAGTTGGTGGACGAACCAGAAGTCGAAGGACTTCGCGAAAACTATCTACTGGTGTTTCGCAAGCCATAG
- a CDS encoding PEP-CTERM sorting domain-containing protein: MRTQNLWGKVAFSLAAAGFLSFGHVAQAGDYYSEVPYLATVKINPEGEGATPVGEVYGKEYSNTDFSLVTDPRLYNTSDHDAFGAFDPAQVVSWDGIPNPVTGNSGSVDGFDFEPALLQFNVDIPQIDALANRQDFLFNQIVRNEASLLFSMTADLGISGGTKSRVHFEDPDPVDLVADPLDIWALPQIPTGPGAGVNHHPVQDLDALEVWGPEPSSHENGDTTIREGYDGGSHTADANRFSLDNDSVTGTSVWAYDIATGTVGTWIPHSVIVEAVEDLFLGAGLDFDRQTRDMIDVDGTMARDVGDSSPTAPIYGLNDELLFTIDPIDQPMMMSATGGPVPAGFSIDGGEIMHLTFDASGAPVATFLKHGGHTWDTAFEVGKTFGYEFEDVDALEAVGVLEGDDISTPEPSTMVMIGLALAMVGFAWRRN, translated from the coding sequence ATGCGCACTCAAAATTTGTGGGGGAAGGTCGCCTTTTCTTTGGCGGCTGCTGGGTTCTTGTCGTTTGGTCATGTAGCCCAAGCTGGCGATTACTATTCAGAAGTCCCGTATCTGGCAACTGTTAAGATCAACCCCGAAGGCGAAGGGGCCACGCCGGTTGGCGAAGTGTATGGCAAAGAGTATTCGAACACCGACTTCTCGTTAGTTACCGATCCGCGGCTCTATAACACCTCGGATCACGATGCTTTTGGCGCGTTCGACCCCGCCCAAGTGGTTTCGTGGGATGGGATTCCCAATCCCGTAACCGGCAATAGCGGTTCGGTCGACGGGTTCGACTTCGAACCTGCTTTATTGCAATTCAACGTCGATATTCCGCAGATCGACGCTCTCGCGAATAGGCAGGATTTTCTGTTCAACCAAATTGTTCGTAACGAAGCGTCGCTGTTGTTCTCGATGACAGCCGATCTTGGCATCTCTGGCGGCACGAAGTCGCGGGTCCATTTTGAAGACCCCGATCCCGTCGACCTAGTGGCGGATCCCTTGGATATCTGGGCGCTGCCACAGATTCCGACTGGCCCAGGCGCCGGCGTCAATCATCACCCTGTGCAGGATCTCGACGCGCTCGAGGTCTGGGGCCCCGAACCAAGCAGCCATGAAAATGGCGATACCACGATTCGCGAAGGCTACGATGGCGGTAGCCATACGGCTGACGCCAATCGCTTTTCGCTCGATAACGACTCGGTCACTGGCACCTCGGTCTGGGCGTACGACATCGCGACCGGCACCGTGGGCACCTGGATTCCGCATTCGGTGATTGTCGAAGCGGTCGAAGATCTGTTCCTTGGTGCGGGGCTCGATTTCGATCGTCAGACGCGCGATATGATCGACGTCGATGGCACCATGGCCCGCGACGTTGGCGATTCGTCACCGACCGCGCCGATCTACGGTCTCAACGACGAGCTGCTGTTCACGATCGACCCAATCGACCAGCCAATGATGATGTCGGCCACCGGTGGTCCGGTACCCGCTGGGTTCTCGATCGATGGTGGTGAAATCATGCATTTGACCTTCGACGCATCGGGTGCCCCGGTCGCGACATTCCTGAAGCATGGTGGTCACACTTGGGATACCGCCTTCGAAGTCGGCAAGACGTTTGGTTACGAGTTCGAAGATGTCGATGCGCTCGAAGCGGTCGGCGTGCTCGAAGGCGACGACATTTCCACTCCGGAACCGAGCACCATGGTGATGATCGGTCTGGCGCTGGCCATGGTCGGTTTTGCCTGGCGGCGTAACTAA
- a CDS encoding sulfurtransferase, which translates to MAYTTLITVEQLVPLLGDPQTVVVDCRFSLADPAAGEQQYAEGHVPGAVYAHLDRDLSSAATETSGRHPLPVPAELAATLANWGIDASKQVVAYDESGSAFAARFWWVAKWLGLKNVAVLDGGLAAWKAAGQPVSTEVSKLTPTTFTPEPNRSMWLSTDDVQAGLASGEMLLVDARGATRYSGEEEPIDPVAGHVPGAVNRSQVENLNEAGEFRSPAELAERFDELIGNRETGSVVHMCGSGVTACVNLLACELAGHHGTKLYPGSWSEWIRDSKRGVATNC; encoded by the coding sequence ATGGCTTACACCACCCTGATCACTGTTGAACAACTCGTACCGCTCCTAGGCGACCCGCAAACGGTTGTGGTCGATTGCCGATTCTCGCTGGCCGATCCGGCCGCGGGTGAGCAGCAGTATGCCGAAGGCCATGTGCCGGGTGCGGTGTACGCCCACCTGGATCGCGATCTCTCGTCGGCCGCGACCGAAACCAGTGGCCGGCACCCGTTGCCGGTGCCCGCCGAGTTGGCCGCCACGCTCGCGAACTGGGGCATCGATGCCTCTAAGCAGGTGGTCGCCTACGACGAGTCGGGCAGCGCGTTCGCCGCGCGGTTCTGGTGGGTTGCCAAATGGTTAGGCCTGAAGAATGTCGCGGTGCTCGACGGTGGTCTGGCCGCCTGGAAGGCTGCCGGGCAGCCGGTGTCGACCGAAGTGTCCAAGCTGACCCCCACGACCTTCACGCCCGAGCCCAATCGCAGCATGTGGCTGTCGACCGACGACGTGCAAGCCGGATTGGCCTCGGGCGAAATGCTGCTGGTCGACGCCCGCGGGGCAACGCGGTACTCCGGCGAGGAGGAACCGATCGATCCCGTGGCCGGGCACGTGCCGGGAGCGGTGAATCGGTCGCAGGTGGAGAATTTGAACGAAGCTGGCGAATTCCGCTCGCCTGCGGAGCTGGCCGAACGATTCGACGAGCTGATCGGAAATCGAGAGACTGGTTCGGTAGTGCACATGTGCGGTTCGGGCGTCACCGCGTGCGTGAATCTGCTGGCTTGCGAGCTGGCCGGCCACCACGGAACGAAGCTCTATCCTGGGTCGTGGAGCGAGTGGATTCGCGATTCGAAGCGGGGCGTCGCGACCAATTGCTAG
- the infC gene encoding translation initiation factor IF-3: protein MERKQQRINEQIRITPIRVISEQGEQLGIIPTEQALDRARQVGLDLVEVASAEKPPVCRIMDYGKFKYQQKKRQHKGHTHQSKNKEIRLRPKIGEADFMTKVNRAKKFLAQKDKVVFSVIFRGRENAHVDEGFKLIEKLTAELEPVSKPEQRPTMHGRRIVAIFAPK from the coding sequence ATCGAACGCAAGCAGCAACGGATCAACGAACAGATCCGCATCACCCCTATCCGTGTGATCTCGGAACAAGGAGAGCAACTGGGAATCATTCCCACGGAACAAGCACTCGACCGCGCGCGTCAAGTGGGGCTCGATCTCGTGGAGGTCGCCTCGGCCGAGAAGCCGCCGGTCTGCCGGATCATGGACTACGGTAAGTTCAAGTACCAGCAAAAGAAGCGGCAGCACAAAGGCCACACGCACCAAAGTAAGAACAAAGAAATCCGTCTGCGTCCAAAGATCGGCGAAGCCGACTTCATGACCAAGGTGAACCGCGCCAAGAAGTTCCTTGCACAAAAGGACAAAGTGGTGTTCAGTGTCATCTTCCGTGGACGTGAGAACGCGCACGTGGACGAAGGCTTCAAGCTCATCGAAAAGCTCACTGCCGAGCTCGAACCTGTCAGCAAGCCCGAGCAACGTCCCACCATGCATGGTCGCCGCATCGTCGCCATCTTCGCTCCGAAATAG
- a CDS encoding DUF4185 domain-containing protein — protein MLRSLLAATILAMLVANVAEAQVRYNSAQRMRDVDARFENTDGWIGADGGHSCLLDKDTRLWLFSDTWVGKIRDEKRVDATIVNNTLAIESTRGKQPPKFYVRRDEQGKPMAMFTPADGRGWFWLQDAVMVEEKLYLVLSQIERDGDGGAFGFRQIGQVLGVVDNPHDDPYQWQLRQLPMPCSIATDKRELWFGASLRIEGKTLYVYGTDEEKSGDYRTRFLTLAKVPVESIESFDQWQFYDGKRWVADFRKSAHLLPRMATEYSVVHLDELDIYAVVFNDNGLSDRIRVSTSKELTGPWTPAVTVFRCPEDRWDSRNFCYGSKAHPSLAGDNELVISYFVNATELGHVANDIRLYQPRFLRIKVDKPGN, from the coding sequence ATGCTCCGATCCCTTCTTGCCGCGACAATCCTGGCGATGCTCGTTGCCAACGTGGCGGAAGCCCAGGTGCGCTACAACTCGGCGCAGCGCATGCGCGACGTCGACGCCCGGTTCGAGAACACCGATGGCTGGATTGGTGCCGACGGTGGGCACTCGTGCCTGCTCGACAAGGACACCCGGCTATGGCTGTTCAGCGATACCTGGGTGGGCAAGATCCGCGACGAGAAGCGAGTCGATGCGACCATCGTGAACAACACGCTGGCCATCGAGAGCACCCGCGGCAAGCAGCCGCCGAAGTTCTACGTGCGCCGCGACGAGCAAGGCAAACCGATGGCCATGTTCACCCCAGCCGATGGGCGGGGGTGGTTCTGGTTGCAGGACGCGGTAATGGTCGAAGAGAAGCTCTACCTGGTGCTCTCGCAGATCGAGCGGGATGGCGATGGCGGAGCGTTTGGCTTCCGCCAAATCGGCCAGGTCCTCGGCGTCGTCGACAATCCGCACGACGATCCCTACCAGTGGCAGCTACGCCAGCTGCCGATGCCCTGCTCGATCGCAACCGACAAACGCGAACTCTGGTTCGGGGCGTCGCTCCGGATCGAAGGCAAAACACTTTATGTCTACGGCACCGACGAGGAGAAGAGCGGCGACTACCGCACGCGGTTCCTCACGCTCGCCAAGGTGCCGGTCGAATCGATCGAATCGTTCGACCAGTGGCAATTCTACGACGGCAAGCGATGGGTCGCCGACTTCCGCAAGTCGGCTCACTTGCTTCCCCGCATGGCCACCGAATACTCGGTGGTTCACCTCGACGAGCTCGATATCTACGCGGTGGTCTTCAACGACAACGGGTTGTCGGATCGCATCCGCGTGAGCACATCGAAGGAACTCACCGGGCCCTGGACCCCAGCGGTGACCGTGTTCCGTTGTCCCGAGGATCGCTGGGACAGCCGCAACTTCTGCTATGGCTCGAAGGCGCATCCTTCGCTCGCCGGCGACAACGAGCTGGTGATCAGCTACTTCGTCAACGCGACTGAGCTAGGACACGTGGCCAACGACATCCGGCTGTACCAGCCGCGGTTCCTCCGCATCAAGGTCGACAAGCCCGGCAATTGA
- a CDS encoding TrkA C-terminal domain-containing protein — MFAVYSTLIVFAVSLIVIRVATVGLAMTGISKDLAHFQALSAFTGSGFTTKESEDIVNHPVRRRIVMHLMLLGHIGVVLAIPSVILSFLDMGGSDNRTGELSIRLAVLSGGLVLLLLLATSNQIERMMWGINTWAFKKLGSLELHDYTRLLRVGHDYVISKMQVHQGEWIAGHTLQELALNHEGVLVLGVERPTGEYLGAPRGSTRLQAGDCLVVYGRQESLLSLVQREAGIEGNIEHMLAVTRQLDEHQAESDDTPN, encoded by the coding sequence ATGTTTGCCGTCTATAGTACGCTGATTGTGTTCGCGGTTTCGCTCATCGTTATTCGGGTCGCAACGGTCGGCTTGGCGATGACCGGCATCTCGAAGGATCTCGCCCACTTTCAGGCCCTCTCGGCGTTCACCGGCTCGGGATTTACCACCAAAGAGTCCGAAGATATCGTCAACCACCCGGTCCGTCGCCGGATCGTGATGCACCTGATGTTGCTTGGCCATATCGGCGTGGTGCTGGCGATTCCCTCGGTCATCCTCTCTTTTCTCGACATGGGTGGTTCCGACAATCGGACCGGCGAACTCTCCATCCGCCTGGCGGTACTCTCAGGCGGTTTAGTGCTGCTGTTGCTGCTGGCCACCAGCAACCAGATCGAGCGGATGATGTGGGGCATCAACACCTGGGCGTTCAAGAAACTCGGTAGCCTCGAACTGCACGACTACACCCGCCTGCTAAGGGTAGGGCACGACTACGTGATTTCGAAGATGCAGGTACACCAGGGTGAGTGGATCGCCGGACATACGCTGCAGGAGTTGGCCCTTAACCACGAAGGTGTGCTGGTGCTGGGAGTCGAACGCCCCACCGGCGAATACCTCGGCGCCCCCCGCGGCAGCACCCGCCTGCAAGCAGGCGACTGCCTGGTAGTATACGGGCGACAAGAGTCGCTTCTCAGTCTGGTGCAGCGCGAAGCTGGCATAGAGGGCAACATCGAACACATGCTCGCGGTCACGCGGCAGCTCGACGAGCACCAGGCAGAATCCGACGACACACCGAACTGA
- a CDS encoding phosphodiester glycosidase family protein, translating into MRPWFVALLCAAFAASVVEAEVPERLAPITRQAEPYQGVTYYRLIGGRNKTTPAVLPRPLVIHLLEIDPQAEGLTFFGTPDNGDAPAEYTRQVTSEFLKQHRLSLAVNGDFFSMEMGTNTDAQGLGASNGKIGSHPAAEGKVCASLVITKDNKVSIVTTADIPEGTWNAVSGGPILVTDGENVARKPENDKLHPRTAAGINTETGHLFLLVADGRQPGFSEGMYLSEMADLFLEFGVNQAINLDGGGSTTLVFADGNEGAPRVINSPSSGATRWTAGWERPVANHLGVTAAVNEDYKRLPTPREQEKAQEALSQSK; encoded by the coding sequence ATGCGTCCCTGGTTCGTCGCACTGCTGTGCGCCGCCTTCGCCGCCTCCGTAGTCGAAGCAGAAGTACCAGAGCGTCTCGCTCCCATCACCCGTCAGGCAGAGCCGTACCAAGGGGTGACCTACTACCGACTCATCGGTGGTCGCAACAAAACGACGCCAGCGGTATTGCCGCGGCCGCTGGTCATCCATTTGCTTGAGATCGACCCTCAAGCCGAAGGGCTCACGTTTTTCGGCACGCCCGACAACGGCGATGCCCCGGCCGAGTATACCCGTCAGGTCACTAGCGAGTTTCTCAAACAGCATCGTCTGAGCCTGGCTGTGAATGGCGACTTCTTCAGCATGGAAATGGGGACGAACACTGATGCCCAGGGACTTGGGGCGAGCAATGGCAAAATTGGCTCGCACCCTGCTGCTGAGGGCAAGGTGTGTGCGTCGCTGGTAATCACCAAAGACAACAAGGTATCGATCGTTACCACCGCCGACATCCCCGAGGGCACCTGGAACGCGGTAAGCGGTGGTCCCATTCTGGTGACCGATGGCGAGAACGTCGCTCGCAAGCCAGAGAACGACAAGCTCCACCCACGAACCGCGGCCGGAATCAACACCGAAACGGGCCATCTGTTTCTGCTGGTCGCAGATGGCCGGCAGCCTGGTTTTTCGGAGGGGATGTACCTAAGCGAAATGGCCGATTTGTTTCTCGAATTCGGCGTGAACCAGGCGATCAACCTCGACGGCGGCGGTAGCACCACGCTGGTGTTCGCCGATGGTAACGAAGGTGCCCCGCGAGTGATCAACAGCCCCAGCAGCGGCGCGACGCGATGGACCGCTGGCTGGGAACGCCCGGTAGCCAATCACCTCGGTGTGACCGCTGCGGTCAATGAAGACTACAAGCGATTGCCGACCCCTCGTGAGCAAGAGAAAGCTCAAGAGGCCCTGTCACAGAGCAAGTAG